The Candidatus Palauibacter australiensis genome includes the window TGAGGACGAGGAGAAATCGCGGAGGAGCGTGGCCGCTCGCGGTGGCTCGATTTTTCGTGGGGGCCCTGGCGCTATCTCTGGCGCAGCCGTCCGAAGCCGCGGCACAGGACAAGTGTGCGCCGTACCTGTCGGGCGGTCCGGACCATCCGGCATCCGCGAGACTGGTGGGCTCTCGGGCGGCGACGGTCTCCGTCAGTATCTGGTTTGGCTGGAGTATCCCCGTGAGCTTCAACGTTGGGACATACGAGATGCATGACGGCGACCGCATCCACGTCCGGTGTGACCTTCAGTGAGGCGCGCACACGGCGTGACCGGTTCGAAGCCGCCTTCCACGCGGGTTGAGGTGTCCGCTGCGAACCGTCCCCGGCCCCCGAGTTCCGCTCGGTGGCCGGGGATGGGTGGCGTTCAGAACGTTGCGGAATTGCGGGACTTGAAACCGCGCGGATCGAGCCTTTAGCCTGGGACCATGACCGATCCCGCGGTGATCGCAATCGACCAGGGAACGACCTCCACGCGCGCTATCGCGTTCGATCGCGCGGGGGTGGCGCTGGCCACGGCGCAGCGCGAGCTGCCGCAGCGCTATCCGATGCCGGGCCGGGTCGAGCATGATCCCGAGCGCATTCGGGACGACGCGGTCGACGTGACGCGGGAGGTCATTGAGGCCGCCGAGACGCTCGGGTACCCTGTGGCGGCGATCGGCATCACGAACCAGCGCGAGACGACCGTGGTCTGGGAACGCGCGAGCG containing:
- a CDS encoding FGGY family carbohydrate kinase is translated as MTDPAVIAIDQGTTSTRAIAFDRAGVALATAQRELPQRYPMPGRVEHDPERIRDDAVDVTREVIEAAETLGYPVAAIGITNQRETTVVWERAS